In Thermodesulfobacteriota bacterium, one DNA window encodes the following:
- a CDS encoding cysteine hydrolase has product MKPAIVVVDMLKDTFQEGSRLPITQEARKIIPTLQRLLKEGRARGYPIIFACDSFLKEDFIFKGRMKPRSLRGTEEAEVIDELKPEPSDMVLPKRRFSAFFKTDLDQTLRTWGIDTIVVTGITTECCVLTTAMDGLCHDFSVIILEDGCASRSQAIHEGCLNLYRDFALYPLLRIMTLEEFLKEAGAL; this is encoded by the coding sequence ATGAAGCCTGCCATCGTTGTGGTCGATATGCTGAAAGATACCTTCCAAGAGGGATCGAGACTTCCGATCACCCAGGAGGCCCGAAAGATCATCCCCACCCTTCAGAGGTTGTTAAAAGAAGGAAGGGCGAGGGGCTATCCCATCATCTTCGCCTGCGACAGCTTCTTGAAAGAGGACTTCATCTTCAAGGGGAGGATGAAGCCCCGCTCGCTTCGGGGGACCGAAGAGGCCGAGGTCATCGACGAGCTGAAACCCGAGCCTTCGGACATGGTCCTTCCGAAGAGGCGGTTCAGCGCCTTCTTCAAGACCGATCTCGATCAGACCCTCCGCACCTGGGGGATCGACACGATCGTCGTCACCGGGATCACCACGGAATGCTGCGTCCTGACGACGGCCATGGACGGGCTCTGCCACGACTTTTCGGTTATCATCTTAGAGGATGGCTGTGCCAGCCGGAGCCAGGCCATCCATGAGGGTTGCCTCAACCTTTATCGGGACTTCGCCCTCTATCCCCTGTTGAGGATCATGACCCTTGAGGAATTCTTGAAAGAAGCGGGGGCCTTGTAG
- a CDS encoding phospholipase D-like domain-containing protein translates to MRKSRLALLTLWLIAPFFASPVLGLPAEDVQVVTDAQYFEVARKMIREARSSLLVMMFEMGYYEKYPQTPSNLLIKELIEAKKRGVRVEVVLEAREGDDRTTKRNRQTGKILSEGGVEVTYDPLFKTMHAKALVADGEWALVGSTNWVFSSLTSNNEVSVLIKSKEVARALTDYFHQLKASGSPSQKRE, encoded by the coding sequence ATGAGAAAAAGCCGTCTTGCCTTACTGACCCTGTGGTTGATTGCCCCTTTCTTTGCTTCACCGGTCCTCGGCCTTCCCGCCGAGGACGTCCAGGTGGTGACCGATGCCCAATATTTCGAGGTGGCGAGGAAAATGATCCGAGAGGCCAGGTCCTCTCTGTTGGTCATGATGTTCGAGATGGGCTATTATGAAAAGTATCCCCAGACCCCCTCCAATCTCCTGATCAAAGAATTGATCGAGGCGAAGAAGCGGGGGGTCAGGGTCGAGGTCGTCCTGGAGGCCCGGGAGGGCGACGATCGGACGACCAAACGGAACCGGCAGACGGGAAAGATCCTCTCGGAGGGAGGCGTGGAGGTGACTTACGACCCCCTCTTTAAAACGATGCATGCAAAGGCTCTGGTGGCCGACGGAGAATGGGCCCTGGTCGGCAGCACCAACTGGGTCTTCTCTTCCCTCACGAGCAATAACGAAGTCTCCGTTCTGATCAAGTCCAAAGAGGTGGCCAGGGCCTTGACCGATTACTTCCATCAGCTCAAGGCCTCTGGCAGTCCTTCCCAAAAGAGGGAGTGA
- a CDS encoding tryptophan-rich sensory protein, with protein sequence MGKLAASLLLCQLAGLIGSLFTTPAIPTWYEALKKPPFTPPNWVFTPVWIGLFVMMGISLFLVWQRKDHPRARAGLVFFFVQLGFNTLWSIAFFGLRSPLLGLIDILLLWPAILLTIYLFFQVSRWAGFLLLPYHLWVSFAAVLNYALYILNR encoded by the coding sequence TTGGGGAAACTGGCCGCAAGCCTCCTCCTCTGCCAGCTGGCAGGCCTCATCGGCTCCCTCTTTACCACGCCCGCCATCCCCACCTGGTATGAGGCCCTGAAGAAGCCTCCCTTCACCCCGCCCAACTGGGTCTTCACCCCCGTCTGGATCGGCCTTTTCGTCATGATGGGGATATCCCTCTTTTTGGTCTGGCAGAGGAAGGATCATCCCCGGGCGCGGGCCGGTTTGGTCTTCTTCTTCGTCCAATTGGGGTTCAATACGCTATGGTCCATCGCCTTTTTTGGCCTCCGATCCCCCCTCCTCGGACTCATCGACATCCTCCTCTTGTGGCCGGCCATTCTCCTGACGATCTACCTCTTCTTCCAAGTTTCGAGGTGGGCCGGGTTCCTTTTGCTCCCTTACCACCTCTGGGTCAGTTTTGCAGCGGTCCTCAATTACGCCCTCTATATCTTAAACCGTTAG
- a CDS encoding TatD family hydrolase: MLIDSHAHLEMPEYEKDLEEVLQRAKDQGVGYIFTVGTERGDWERTLQIAEAHEFVYALLGVHPHNAREIDEGTYPLLRRLCRHKKVKALGEIGLDFYRNRSPREVQVERFREQIALAREFKLPIVIHDRDAHRETLEILKSEKGWENGGVIHCFSGDGAMAKACIDLGFYISIPGSITYKNSGPYQELVKELPLNSLLIETDAPFLTPVPFRGKRNEPGYVRYTAEKIAAIKGVSFEEVAEATTENAKKVFRVK; this comes from the coding sequence ATGCTCATCGATTCTCATGCCCACCTCGAGATGCCCGAGTATGAGAAGGATTTGGAGGAAGTGCTCCAAAGGGCGAAGGACCAAGGCGTCGGATACATTTTCACGGTGGGAACCGAGAGGGGTGACTGGGAAAGGACTCTTCAGATTGCCGAGGCCCATGAATTCGTCTATGCCCTCTTGGGCGTCCACCCCCATAACGCCAGGGAGATCGACGAAGGGACCTATCCGCTCCTCCGGCGACTCTGTCGACACAAAAAGGTGAAGGCCTTGGGAGAGATCGGCCTCGACTTTTACCGAAACCGTTCTCCCAGGGAGGTGCAGGTGGAACGCTTTCGAGAGCAGATCGCCCTGGCGAGGGAGTTCAAACTTCCCATCGTGATCCACGACCGAGACGCCCATCGGGAGACCCTCGAGATCTTGAAATCCGAAAAAGGCTGGGAGAACGGAGGGGTCATCCACTGTTTTTCGGGAGACGGGGCGATGGCAAAAGCCTGTATCGATCTGGGGTTCTACATCTCCATCCCCGGAAGCATCACCTACAAAAACAGCGGCCCTTACCAGGAGCTCGTAAAGGAGCTTCCTCTGAACTCCCTATTGATCGAGACCGATGCCCCCTTCCTCACGCCGGTTCCCTTTCGGGGGAAGAGAAACGAACCCGGTTATGTTCGCTATACCGCTGAGAAGATCGCGGCGATCAAAGGGGTGTCGTTCGAGGAGGTCGCCGAGGCCACCACGGAGAACGCCAAAAAGGTCTTCAGAGTGAAATGA
- the purE gene encoding 5-(carboxyamino)imidazole ribonucleotide mutase encodes MERPLVGIIMGSRSDLETMGEASKILDELGIPYEMRIVSAHRTPDWMFEYAETARDRGLEVIIAGAGGAAHLPGMTASKTTLPVIGVPIESKALKGLDSLLSIVQMPAGIPVATVAIGTAGAHNAGLLAARILGIKHPDIAEKLKTYMENMTKAVLENSRIKG; translated from the coding sequence ATGGAGAGGCCTCTGGTGGGCATCATCATGGGAAGTCGGTCCGATCTGGAGACGATGGGAGAAGCTTCCAAAATCCTCGACGAGTTAGGCATCCCTTACGAGATGCGCATCGTCTCGGCCCACCGAACCCCGGACTGGATGTTCGAATATGCCGAGACGGCAAGGGACCGAGGGCTCGAGGTGATCATCGCGGGCGCGGGAGGAGCGGCCCATCTTCCGGGGATGACCGCTTCGAAAACGACGTTGCCCGTCATCGGCGTTCCCATCGAATCGAAGGCCTTGAAAGGCCTGGACTCCCTGCTCTCCATCGTCCAGATGCCCGCAGGCATTCCCGTGGCCACCGTGGCCATCGGAACGGCAGGCGCCCACAACGCCGGGCTTCTGGCGGCAAGGATCCTCGGCATCAAGCATCCCGATATCGCAGAGAAATTAAAAACCTATATGGAAAATATGACCAAGGCTGTTCTGGAAAACAGTCGCATTAAAGGATGA
- a CDS encoding CoA pyrophosphatase: protein MEDRKRISIDRIIQVLSSRERRVIDHPPNYARAAVLVPLFQKDGSCHLLLTKRTDLVKYHKGEISFPGGMVDEKDASLEKTALREAYEEIGLREEDVQILGTLDDILTVTQFIVTPFVGLFPYPYPFRTSAIEIAELIEVPLSFLLKKENLTEQEITRMGRREIVPAYQYGPHTIWGATARILKQFLDLISTAEKEGVS, encoded by the coding sequence ATGGAGGATCGAAAAAGGATTTCGATCGACCGGATCATCCAGGTCCTCTCTTCGAGGGAGAGAAGGGTCATCGATCATCCCCCTAATTATGCCCGTGCCGCGGTGCTCGTGCCCCTGTTCCAAAAAGACGGCTCCTGCCATCTCCTGCTGACCAAAAGAACCGACTTGGTGAAATATCATAAGGGCGAGATCTCCTTCCCTGGCGGGATGGTCGATGAAAAGGATGCGAGTCTCGAGAAGACCGCCCTCCGGGAGGCCTACGAGGAGATCGGCCTTCGTGAAGAGGATGTCCAAATCCTTGGAACCTTGGACGACATCCTGACCGTGACCCAGTTCATCGTCACGCCCTTTGTCGGCCTCTTCCCCTATCCCTACCCGTTCCGGACCAGTGCCATCGAGATCGCGGAGTTGATCGAGGTCCCCCTCTCCTTCCTGCTCAAGAAGGAGAACCTCACCGAGCAGGAGATCACCCGGATGGGAAGGCGGGAGATCGTACCGGCCTATCAGTACGGGCCCCATACGATATGGGGCGCAACGGCCCGCATCCTGAAGCAGTTTTTGGACCTGATTTCGACTGCAGAAAAGGAAGGTGTTTCCTGA
- the purK gene encoding 5-(carboxyamino)imidazole ribonucleotide synthase has translation MILPPKTIGVLGGGQLGRMFAMEAKRMGYRIWTLDPEPDSPCGQVADGQVQAPFDDLAAAQELASHCDLITYEFENVHVRVVEGLEQAGKEVSPGSRVLEVTQNRLLEKNFLRSHQIPVTGFCKIETLKDLEVARETVGLPAVLKTIFGGYDGKGQIVIQNEQEAEEAFHRLEELSQGKALVWEKFVPFVKELGIICSRNKAGQVVTFPIAENVHRENILHLSSVPARIGRDVEDRLIEIAVKIAEALQIVGTFCVETFLLEDGKVMVNEIAPRVHNCGHYTLDACVTSQFEQHLRAICDLPLGSTELLSPVAMVNLLGEGNGNELIGVEEALRDPKVKLHLYGKKVAKAKRKMGHLTALAGSAEEAIERALSAHKKLRWR, from the coding sequence ATGATACTTCCTCCCAAGACGATCGGCGTGCTGGGCGGCGGCCAGCTGGGCCGGATGTTCGCCATGGAGGCCAAGCGGATGGGCTACCGGATCTGGACGCTCGATCCCGAGCCGGACTCTCCCTGCGGTCAGGTCGCGGACGGTCAGGTCCAGGCCCCCTTCGATGATCTGGCGGCGGCCCAGGAACTGGCCAGCCATTGCGACCTCATCACCTATGAGTTTGAAAACGTCCATGTCCGGGTGGTGGAAGGCCTCGAGCAAGCAGGAAAAGAGGTCTCTCCTGGGAGCCGGGTGTTGGAGGTGACTCAAAACCGGTTGCTGGAAAAGAACTTCCTCCGTTCCCATCAGATCCCTGTGACCGGTTTTTGTAAAATTGAGACCCTTAAGGATCTGGAGGTCGCAAGGGAGACGGTGGGGCTCCCTGCGGTTCTGAAGACGATCTTCGGCGGATATGATGGGAAAGGGCAGATCGTCATCCAAAACGAGCAAGAGGCCGAAGAAGCCTTTCACCGGTTGGAGGAGCTCAGCCAGGGGAAGGCGCTGGTCTGGGAGAAGTTCGTCCCCTTTGTGAAGGAGCTGGGCATCATCTGCTCCAGGAATAAGGCGGGCCAGGTGGTGACCTTCCCCATCGCCGAAAACGTCCATCGAGAGAATATCCTCCACCTCTCTTCGGTACCGGCCCGGATCGGTCGGGACGTGGAAGACCGATTGATCGAGATTGCGGTAAAGATTGCCGAGGCCCTCCAGATCGTTGGGACCTTCTGCGTCGAAACCTTCCTCTTAGAGGATGGAAAGGTGATGGTCAACGAGATCGCGCCCCGGGTTCACAACTGCGGCCACTACACCCTGGACGCCTGCGTGACCTCCCAGTTCGAACAGCACCTGAGGGCCATCTGCGACCTCCCCCTCGGATCGACCGAGCTTCTCTCTCCCGTGGCCATGGTCAACCTCCTCGGAGAGGGAAACGGCAATGAGCTCATCGGTGTGGAAGAGGCCCTTCGAGATCCCAAGGTAAAACTCCATCTCTACGGCAAGAAGGTGGCCAAGGCCAAACGGAAGATGGGACACCTCACCGCCCTGGCCGGAAGCGCGGAGGAGGCCATCGAAAGGGCTTTGTCGGCCCATAAAAAGTTGAGATGGAGATAA
- a CDS encoding cation-translocating P-type ATPase gives MAHPLPKKAWHSLDAVQVVQELQTDPLRGLSDEEARARLQLYGPNELKKEEKVSPLTLFFNQFKNILILILLVAVVLSALVGEVVDAAIIAVIVLFCALLGFIQEYRAERAMEALKKMLTPTITVLRGGREEEIPSKDLVPGDILLLEAGDRIPADGRLVESHSLRCDEAPLTGESVPVSKEVSPLAEETRVNDRKNMVFTGTTVTFGRGKAVVTSTGMLTEFGKIAEQVTSVKAEKTPLEKRTEEIGKWLGIIALSICFLVATISILREALGGKIDFAFIIQVVMFAIALAVAAVPEALAAIVTGALAIGMRQMAKQNALVRKMPAVETLGCTTVICSDKTGTLTKGEMTVRKIYVDGHLFDVTGTGYDPKGEFQRAGGRDPIESEALHLFLKGGLLCNDCSLEQKEGKWILKGDPTELALMVAALKAGFEQTYTRVQNPRLEEIPFSSERKRMTTLHQMADGKRVAFMKGAPETVLERCSHIFLDGEIRKLGEQERRELLQVNEEMAQGALRVLGVAFRECPDSIQCTEEDLEHHMVFLGLAGMMDPPREEAIEAIKVCKQVQIKPIMITGDHKLTAVAIAKEIGIYQEGDRVLTGEELERMPDEEFERIVDQVTVYARVSPMDKLKIVKAWKNRGEVVAMTGDGVNDAPALKHADIGIAMGITGTEVTKEASDMILSDDNFATIVKAIERGRWIYDNIKKYLAYLLQCNFTEVIVIGGIVLAMGPEFLPLLPAAILYMNLATDGLPALALGVSPPDPDIMKRPPRDPKESVFGWDVKSFILRAVLIECPFFYLLFFHKLTDITQARTEVFFLFVVIELVVALNCRSLIYSIFKAPPHKWLIIAIAWEIVLIAILVQIPSVREAFGIMKPSFSDMVLITGFGLAIFVIIELTKLILRRKMVVGRRMASA, from the coding sequence ATGGCCCATCCGTTGCCGAAGAAAGCCTGGCATTCGCTCGATGCGGTTCAGGTGGTTCAGGAGCTTCAAACCGATCCTCTCCGGGGATTAAGCGATGAAGAGGCGAGGGCAAGACTCCAACTTTACGGGCCGAATGAGCTGAAGAAGGAAGAAAAGGTCTCCCCCCTGACCCTCTTCTTCAACCAGTTCAAGAACATTCTCATCCTCATCCTCCTTGTCGCGGTCGTCCTTTCGGCCTTGGTGGGCGAGGTGGTGGATGCGGCCATCATCGCCGTCATCGTCCTCTTCTGCGCCCTCCTGGGATTTATTCAGGAGTACCGGGCCGAGCGGGCCATGGAGGCCCTGAAAAAGATGCTCACTCCCACGATCACCGTCCTCAGGGGTGGCCGCGAAGAGGAGATCCCTTCTAAAGACCTCGTCCCTGGAGATATCCTGCTGCTCGAAGCCGGAGACCGGATTCCCGCTGACGGCCGATTGGTCGAGAGCCACTCCCTGCGGTGCGACGAGGCCCCGCTTACGGGGGAGTCCGTGCCGGTCAGCAAAGAGGTAAGCCCCCTGGCTGAGGAGACCCGGGTCAACGATCGCAAGAATATGGTCTTTACGGGCACGACCGTGACCTTCGGACGGGGCAAGGCCGTCGTGACTTCCACCGGAATGCTTACGGAGTTCGGGAAGATTGCAGAGCAGGTCACCTCGGTCAAGGCCGAAAAAACCCCTCTCGAAAAGAGGACCGAAGAGATCGGCAAATGGCTCGGCATCATTGCCCTCTCCATCTGTTTCCTGGTCGCAACCATCAGCATCCTCAGGGAGGCCTTGGGGGGCAAAATCGATTTCGCCTTTATCATTCAGGTCGTGATGTTCGCCATCGCCCTGGCCGTCGCGGCCGTCCCTGAGGCGTTGGCCGCCATCGTCACAGGAGCCCTCGCCATCGGGATGCGGCAGATGGCGAAGCAGAATGCCTTGGTGAGGAAGATGCCCGCCGTGGAGACCCTGGGCTGCACGACGGTCATCTGCTCGGACAAGACGGGGACGCTGACCAAAGGGGAGATGACCGTAAGAAAGATCTATGTCGACGGCCACCTTTTCGACGTGACCGGGACCGGGTATGATCCCAAGGGGGAGTTCCAAAGGGCCGGGGGTCGAGACCCCATAGAGAGTGAAGCCCTCCATCTATTTTTGAAGGGAGGGCTCCTCTGTAACGATTGTTCCCTTGAACAGAAAGAGGGAAAATGGATCCTCAAGGGCGATCCGACGGAGTTGGCCCTGATGGTGGCGGCCCTCAAGGCCGGATTTGAACAGACCTATACCAGGGTTCAAAACCCCCGCCTCGAAGAGATTCCCTTCAGCTCCGAGAGAAAACGGATGACGACCCTTCACCAGATGGCCGATGGAAAGAGGGTGGCCTTTATGAAGGGCGCTCCCGAAACCGTCTTGGAACGATGCTCCCACATATTCTTGGACGGGGAGATCCGAAAGCTGGGAGAGCAGGAACGGAGAGAGCTCTTACAGGTCAACGAAGAGATGGCCCAAGGGGCTTTGAGGGTCCTGGGGGTAGCTTTTCGAGAGTGCCCGGATTCGATCCAGTGCACGGAGGAGGATCTGGAACATCACATGGTCTTTCTCGGCCTCGCGGGCATGATGGACCCGCCCAGGGAGGAGGCCATCGAGGCGATCAAGGTCTGCAAACAGGTCCAGATCAAACCGATCATGATCACAGGAGATCACAAGCTGACGGCCGTCGCCATCGCCAAGGAGATCGGGATCTATCAAGAGGGCGACAGGGTTTTGACCGGTGAGGAGTTGGAGAGGATGCCGGATGAGGAGTTCGAACGGATCGTCGACCAAGTGACGGTCTATGCCCGGGTCTCGCCCATGGATAAGCTGAAGATCGTGAAGGCCTGGAAGAACAGGGGAGAGGTGGTCGCCATGACCGGCGATGGCGTCAACGATGCCCCCGCCCTCAAACACGCCGACATCGGGATCGCCATGGGCATCACAGGGACCGAAGTCACGAAAGAGGCCTCGGATATGATCCTGAGCGACGACAATTTCGCCACCATCGTGAAGGCCATCGAACGGGGCCGATGGATCTACGACAACATTAAAAAATACCTTGCCTACCTCCTCCAGTGCAATTTCACCGAGGTGATCGTCATCGGCGGAATCGTCCTGGCGATGGGGCCCGAATTTCTGCCCCTTCTGCCGGCGGCCATCCTCTATATGAATCTGGCCACGGACGGCCTGCCTGCCCTCGCCCTGGGCGTCTCGCCGCCAGACCCGGATATCATGAAGAGGCCGCCGAGAGATCCCAAAGAGAGCGTCTTCGGATGGGACGTCAAATCCTTTATCCTTCGGGCGGTGCTGATCGAATGCCCCTTCTTCTACCTCCTCTTCTTTCACAAACTGACGGATATCACCCAGGCGAGGACAGAGGTCTTCTTCCTCTTCGTCGTCATCGAACTGGTGGTCGCCCTCAATTGCCGATCCCTCATCTACAGTATCTTCAAAGCCCCTCCCCACAAGTGGTTGATCATTGCCATTGCCTGGGAGATCGTGTTGATCGCCATCCTCGTCCAGATCCCCTCTGTTCGGGAGGCCTTTGGGATCATGAAGCCGTCCTTCTCCGATATGGTCCTCATCACCGGCTTCGGTCTGGCGATCTTTGTCATCATCGAGCTCACCAAACTGATCTTGAGAAGGAAGATGGTCGTCGGAAGAAGGATGGCCTCGGCATAA
- the phrB gene encoding deoxyribodipyrimidine photo-lyase — translation MIQKERLKALNARPIRKGQYVLYWMQASQRAEENHALEYAISKADELDQPLVVFFGITDRFPEANERHYAFMLEGLRETKRSLEERKIRMVIRHISPEKGAVEMAKKASLVVVDRGYLRIQRGWREEVARRVDCPLIQVESDVIVPVEEASPKEEYAAATLRPKILKKLDYFLVPLPNREPRCSSLGLEFDSFELDDLDGALRRLRIDRSVKKVSSFQGGAHEAHRLLKVFIEGKLDRYPELRNDPTCDALSHMSPYLHFGQISPLRIALKVREVRSPGAEAYLEELIVRRELSMNFVFYNLRYDSYEAIPEWARKTLSSHRKDRRPYLYSLEELERAKTHDPYWNAAQREMVLTGKMHGYMRMYWGKKILEWSPTPEEAFRSALYLNNRYELDGRDPNGFTGVAWCFGKHDRPWAERPIFGTVRYMNDKGLKRKFDADRYVRKVQELR, via the coding sequence ATGATCCAGAAGGAGAGACTCAAGGCCCTCAACGCCCGACCGATTCGCAAAGGCCAATACGTCCTTTACTGGATGCAGGCCTCCCAGAGGGCCGAGGAGAATCATGCCCTCGAATATGCCATCTCGAAGGCCGACGAGCTCGACCAACCCCTGGTCGTCTTTTTCGGGATCACCGATCGCTTTCCCGAGGCGAACGAGAGGCACTATGCCTTCATGTTGGAAGGCCTGCGGGAGACCAAGCGATCCCTCGAGGAGAGAAAGATCCGGATGGTCATCCGGCACATCTCACCCGAAAAGGGAGCGGTCGAGATGGCCAAAAAGGCCTCCCTCGTGGTGGTGGATCGGGGATACCTTAGGATCCAGAGAGGCTGGAGGGAGGAGGTGGCCAGGCGGGTCGACTGCCCCTTGATCCAGGTCGAAAGCGACGTGATCGTTCCGGTGGAGGAGGCCTCCCCAAAAGAGGAGTATGCGGCGGCGACGCTTCGGCCCAAGATCCTTAAAAAACTCGATTACTTCTTGGTCCCCCTCCCCAACCGGGAACCCCGGTGCTCCTCCCTCGGGCTCGAATTCGACTCCTTCGAGCTCGACGATCTCGATGGGGCCCTCCGGAGGCTTCGCATCGATCGGAGCGTGAAAAAGGTCTCCTCTTTCCAGGGAGGGGCCCACGAGGCCCATCGCCTTCTCAAGGTCTTCATCGAGGGGAAGCTCGATCGTTACCCGGAATTGAGAAACGATCCCACCTGCGATGCCCTCTCCCACATGAGTCCCTACCTCCACTTCGGACAGATCTCGCCCCTGAGGATCGCCCTAAAAGTGAGGGAGGTCAGAAGCCCCGGGGCCGAGGCCTACCTCGAGGAGCTGATCGTTCGGAGGGAGTTGAGCATGAACTTCGTCTTCTACAACCTCAGGTACGATTCCTATGAGGCGATTCCAGAGTGGGCGAGGAAGACCCTTTCGTCCCATCGAAAGGACAGACGGCCCTATCTCTATAGCCTCGAAGAGCTTGAGAGGGCGAAGACGCACGACCCTTACTGGAACGCGGCCCAGAGGGAGATGGTCCTCACCGGAAAGATGCACGGCTACATGAGGATGTACTGGGGGAAGAAGATCCTCGAGTGGAGCCCGACGCCTGAGGAGGCCTTCCGATCGGCCTTATACCTTAACAACCGATATGAGCTGGACGGGAGGGATCCCAACGGGTTCACAGGCGTGGCCTGGTGC
- a CDS encoding L-threonylcarbamoyladenylate synthase, translating to MIDQAARIIRQGGIVAFPTETVYGLGADAFNPLAVARIFEVKQRPLFDPLIVHIARLNELDRLAMELPSPARRLIDRFWPGPLTLVLKKREEVPEIVTGGLPTVAIRMPKHPLALELIQAADCPIAAPSANPFGYVSPTTAEHVREQLEDRVDLILEGGPCEVGVESTIISLVDERPRLLRPGGVPLEEIESVIGQVEIGPFEGHRPLAPGMLSKHYAARTPVFLDWSEADVARYEGRRIGLLAFDRIRPSLRFDAVEVLSEKGDLREAAANLFSALRRLDRSGLEAIFAEPVPEVGLGRAIMDRLRRGSHKGEGS from the coding sequence ATGATCGATCAGGCTGCCCGGATCATCCGGCAGGGCGGCATCGTGGCCTTTCCCACGGAAACGGTGTATGGATTGGGAGCCGATGCCTTCAACCCCTTGGCGGTGGCCCGCATCTTTGAGGTCAAACAGCGGCCCCTTTTCGATCCCCTCATCGTCCATATCGCCCGGTTGAACGAGCTTGATCGGCTCGCCATGGAGCTGCCCTCCCCTGCCCGGCGATTGATCGATCGGTTCTGGCCCGGCCCCCTCACTTTGGTCCTCAAAAAAAGGGAGGAGGTGCCCGAGATCGTGACGGGTGGCCTTCCCACGGTGGCGATCCGCATGCCGAAGCATCCCTTGGCCCTCGAACTCATCCAGGCCGCCGATTGTCCCATTGCTGCACCCAGCGCCAATCCCTTTGGCTATGTCAGTCCCACCACCGCCGAACATGTCCGTGAACAACTGGAGGACCGGGTCGATCTCATCCTGGAAGGAGGCCCCTGCGAGGTGGGCGTGGAGTCGACCATCATCTCCCTGGTCGATGAGAGGCCCCGTCTTTTGAGGCCGGGCGGAGTTCCCCTCGAAGAGATCGAATCGGTGATCGGCCAGGTGGAGATCGGCCCCTTTGAGGGCCATCGACCTCTTGCCCCCGGGATGCTCTCTAAACATTATGCGGCCCGGACGCCGGTCTTCCTCGATTGGTCCGAGGCGGATGTGGCCCGTTACGAGGGGAGGCGAATCGGCCTTCTCGCCTTCGACCGGATCAGGCCCTCCTTGAGATTTGACGCGGTGGAGGTCCTTTCGGAGAAGGGGGATTTGAGAGAGGCCGCGGCCAACCTCTTTTCGGCCCTCCGGCGCCTCGACAGGTCCGGCCTGGAGGCGATCTTTGCGGAACCCGTTCCCGAGGTCGGTCTGGGACGGGCGATCATGGACCGGCTCCGCCGGGGAAGCCATAAAGGAGAAGGATCGTGA